In the genome of Natronomonas salina, the window GTCGGGTTCACCGACTTCCCCGGCAAGCGGTTCCTCACGGCGGTCATCAACACCGGGATGGGCTTTCCGAGCGTCGTCGTCGGGCTGCTGGTCCTCTTCGCCGTTTCGAACCAGGGACCGCTCGGCCAGTTCGGGCTCGTCTTCACGCCCGAGGCGATGATTCTCTCGCAGTTCGTCCTCGCGACGCCGCCGATCACGGCGATCAGCCTCGCGGCCATCGCCGGCGTCGACGGGAACGTCCGGTCGGCGGCCCACATTCTCGGCGGCACCCGGCTCGACGTCGCGCTGGTCACCATCAAGGAGGCCCGCTACGGTATCGCGACGGCGATCCTGGCCGGGTTCGGGCGGGCGATCAGCGAGGTCGGCTCCGTCCTGATCGTCGGCGGCAACATCGCCAGCGCGAACGGCGTCTCGAAGACCCGGACGCTGACGACGGCGATCCAGCTGGAGGCCCGCCAGGGCCGGTACGAGACGGCGATGTACCTCGGCGCCGTCCTCGTGGTGCTCGTCCTCCTCGTGAACGCCGTCGTTGTCCGTCTCGGGGACGGGAGGGTCCAGCGATGACGCTTCGAGCGGTCGACGTCTCCGTCTCCCACGGCGGAGAGGACGTCCTCCGAGGGGTCTCGCTCGACGTCGACGCGGGGGAGACCATCGCCGTCATCGGTCCATCGGGCGTCGGGAAGACCACGCTGCTGCGCGTCCTCGCGCTGTCGCTGCGGCCCGACGCCGGCACCGTCGCGTTCGACGGGGTCGAGCCCTGGGCGGTCGACGAGGCCGAGCGACTCGCCCAGCGGCGGCGCATCGGGATGGTGTTCCAGGAGGCGAGCCTCTTCGACGCGTCGGTCGCCCGGAACGTCGAGTACGGCCTCCGGATCCGCCGGTCGTGGCGCGACCGCCTCCGCGACGAACTCAGCTCGATCGTCCGGTCGAACGGGCGCGCCGACGCCGTCGAGGAGGCCCTGGACGTCGTCGGGCTCGCGGACGTCCCCGACCAGCACGCGGGGTCGCTGTCGGGCGGCGAGGCCCAGCGCGTCTCGTTCGCGCGGGCGCTCGCCTACGACCCCGACGTCCTCCTGCTGGACGAGCCGACGTCGGACCTCGATCCGCGCAACACGGCGGTCATCGAGAATGCGATCGGGGAGGCGCGGAACCGGGGCATCGGCGTCGTCGTCGCGACCCACGACATGCACCAGGCCGAGCGGGTCGCCGACCGGGTGGCGGTGCTGCTCGACGACGACATCGCCGAACTCGGCCCGACGGAGACGATCTTCGAGGACCCGACGGACGACCGCACCCGGAAGTTTATCTCCGGCGAATTGGTATACTGAGCGGAGATTCCGCCGCCCACCGCGACTCCGAGAACACCACCCCAACCATGACACTCCAGAAGGGATTCGAACCGCACCTCGGCATCGGCGACACGACGGTCTCGGCCCGGGACGTCGAGATGCTCCGGGCCATCGACCGGCACGGGTCGATGTACGGGGCGGCGGACGCGCTCGGCCGCTCGTACCCCCACCTGCAGCGGCGGGTGGTCGAACTCGAGGAGGCCGTGGGGTCGTTGACCGAACGCGTCCGCGGCGGCGAGGACGGCGGCGGGACGAGGCTGACCGCGGAGGCGGTCGACCTGATGCGTCGCTTCGAGCGGTTACGGGTCGAACTCGCGGGCGTCACGACCGTCTCCGAGTCGGTCATTCCGGGGACGGTCGTCGACCGCCGGGGGGACCTGGGCACCGTCCGGACCGAGGCCGGAGACCTCGGAGCGCGGATCCCGGTCGCCGCGGAGCGGGTGGAGATCGCCGTCCGCGCCGACGCGGTCGTGCTGATGAACCCCGGGTCACCGTCGCAGGTCCACACGAGCCTCCGGAACCAGCTCGAGGGGGTGGTCGGCTGCGTTGAGAGCGACGAGGAGGTGGCCACCGTGACCGTCGAGGTCGCCGACGGGGTCGCGATCGACTCCGTCGTCACGAAGAACAGCGTCGACCAGCTCGGGCTCGAACCCGGAGCCGACGTGATCGCTGCGTTCAAGACGACCGCCGCGAGAGCGACGCCGATAGAGCTCTCGGACGACAGCGAAGCGGAGTAAGGCGACAGGAAGTGAGTGGACTCGCTGGGATTTGAACCCAGAGGAAGACGTTCCTGCTCGCTCCGCTGTGCGGGCTGCGACTTCCAGGGGTTCAAATTCAGCTTCGTGCTTCCTTTCGCGGCGCAACGCGACGAGCGAAGCGAGGAGTCTGCGCCGCGAAAATCCAGTGGACTCGCTGGGATTTGAACCCAGGGCCTCTTCCTTGCGAAGGAAGCGATCTACCGCTGATCTACGAGCCCGCGATAGTCGGTTGTCGATTCGGTCGCTTGTAGCTTGCGTTTCGCAGTCACCGAAAGCGACCGGGAGCGGTCGCGCGTGAGTGCTGCGGCGGGCACGGGGCCCGGGCCGCGCCGTCAGGCGCCGCCGTCCTCGAGGACGATCTCGATGGAGACGTCGTTCGGGACCTGGATCCGCATCAGCTGGCGGAGCGCGCGTTCGTCGGCGTCGATGTCGATGAGGCGTTTGTGGACGCGCATCTCCCAGTGTTCCCACGTCGCCGTCCCCTCACCGTCGGGGGACTTGCGCGCGGGGATCTCCAGCGTCTTCGTCGGCAGCGGCACCGGACCCGACAGCTCGACGCCGGTCTTGTCCGCGATCTCGCGGACGTCCGCCGTGATGTCGTCGAGGTCCTCGGGAGCCGTGCCCGCGAGGCGAACGCGTGCCTGCTGCATGCGTTATCGCTCGTTGACGCTGAGGACCTTGCCGGCCGCGACGGTCTGACCCATGTCGCGGATGGCGAAGCTGCCCAGCTCGGGGATGTCGTTCGAGGACTCGATGCTGAGCGGCTTCTGCGGTCGGACCGTGACGACCGCGGCGTCGCCGGACTGGATGAAGTCCGGGTTCTCCTCGGCGACCTCGCCGGAGGAGGGGTCGATCTTCTTGTCGATGGACTCGATGGTACACGCGACCTGCGCCGTGTGGGCGTGGAAGACCGGCGTGTACCCGGCCGTGATGACCGAGGGGTGCTGCATGACGACGACCTGCGCCTGGAAGGTCTCGGCGACCGTCGGCGGGTCGTCGGCGGGGCCACAGACGTCACCGCGGCGGATGTCGTCCTTGCCGACGCCGCGGACGTTGAACCCGACGTTGTCGCCGGGGCCGGCCTCGGGGACCTCCTCGTGGTGCATCTCGATGGTCTTGACCTCGCCGCCGGCGTCGCTGGGCTGGAACGACACGTTGTCGCCCGTGTTCAGCATGCCCGTCTCGACGCGGCCGACCGGCACGGTACCGATGCCGGAGATGGTGTAGACGTCCTGGATCGGGAGGCGCAGCGGCGCGTCCGTCGGCGGCTGCGGCTCCGGCAGGGAGTTGAGAGCCTCCAGCAGCGTGGGGCCGTCGTACCACGGCGTGTTCTCGGAGTCCTCGGAGACGTTGTCGCCCTCGAAGGCCGAGGTCGGGATGTACTTGGCGTCGTCGGTGTTGAAGCGAACCTGCTGGAGCAGCTGGTTGACCTCGTCGACGACGGCCTTGTACTTGTTCTCGTCGTAGTCGACGAGGTCCATCTTGTTGACCGCGATGATGAGCTCGTCGATGCCGAGGGTGCGGGCCAGGAAGACGTGCTCCTGGGTCTGCGGCTGGACGCCGTCGTCGGCCGCGACGACGAGCACCGCGTTGTCGGCCTGGCTCGCGCCAGTGATCATGTTCTTGACGAAGTCGCGGTGGCCCGGACAGTCGACGATGGTGAAGTAGTACTCGTCGGTGTCGAACTCCTGGTGGGCGATGTCGATGGTTACCCCGCGCTCACGCTCCTCGGCGAGGTTGTCCATGACGTAGGCGAACTCGAAGCCACCCTTGCCCTTCTCTTCGGCTTCTTCCTTGTGCTGTTCGATGACGTGCTCGGGGACGCTCCCGGTCTCGTAGAGGAGCCGTCCGACCATCGTACTCTTCCCGTGGTCGACGTGGCCGATGACGGCCAGGTTCTGGTGCGGTTTGTCGCTCATTGTTGTGTCTCACGCGCAGAGGCGCTATATCGGAGCCTTTTGTCGCTGCCCCGTAAAACGATTTCGAAAGGGATTCCGCCGATTCCCGGCGCGTCGGGCGGTTTGCGAGCAGATACCACGAAAAGACAGCTAACGGGAGGCAACCCCGAGTACCGCCGTCAGAGCCGGCGGGACCGCCCCGAGCGGGCGGCGGTCGGCTACTCCAGCGGCGGCAGCCGGCCGACGTCGGCCAGCACCGCACTCGCCGTCTCGGGCCCGCCCGCGCCCCGCCCGGAGATGTTCAGGCGGCCGGCGTGCTTCGTCTCCAGCTGGATTATGTTCAGCGTCCCCGACACCGCGAGCGTCCCGTTCTCGGGGAGCAGCCGCGGGCCCACCCGGACCTCGCCGTCGGCGACCTCGCCGATGAGCCGGATGGTCCGGCCGTCCTCGGCGGCCAGTTCGAGGGCGCTGCCCGGGAGGTCGGCGATGCCCTCGACCTCCGCGTCGGCCAGCGCGTAGCTGTCCTCGTACAGCACGTTCGCGAGGATGACGCACTTCAGCGCGGCGTCGGTCCCCTCGACGTCGAAGGTCGGGTCGGCCTCGGCGACGCCGAGGTCCTGGGCCTCCGCGAGGACGTGCTCGTAGTCCAGTCCCTCGGCGGCCATCCGGCTGAGGATGAAGTTCGCCGTCCCGTTGAGGACGCCGCGGGCGGCCGTCACCTGCCCGTTGAGGTCGTCGATCGTCGAGAGGATGGGGATGGCGCCGCCGACGGCCGCCTCGAACAGCACCGTGCCCCGCGAGTCGGCCTCCAGGGCCCGCACCTCGTCGTAGCGCTCGGCGAGCGGCCCCTTGTTCGCCAGGACGACGTGCCGGTCGCGCCCGAGCGCGCGCTCGACGTGCGAGAAGCCCGGCTGGGCGTCCCCGAGCGTCGTCGGCGTCGCCTCGACGAGCGCGTCGTAGTCGGCCGACAGCGCGGCCTCGGGGTTGGCGTCGCCGACGACGCCCTCATCGCGCTTCCGGGCGAGCACGCCCTCGGCGTCCACGCCGCCCTCGTCGACGGCCGCCGTCGCGGAGTCGGCCACCGCGACGACGTCGTGGCCGTACTCGCCGGCCAGTTCGACGACCGAGGTGCCGACCGCGCCGGCGCCGACGACGGCGAGCTTCACGGCGACCCCTCCGTGAGCGGCTCGACGACGCGCAGGTCCTTCTCGTCGGCGACCTCGCGGACGGTCTCGAGGGCCGTCGCGGACTGGCCCTCGCTGGCGACGAGCCGGAGGCGGGCACTGGAGGGGCCGTCGGTGCCCGCGGGCGCCGACAGCGAGACGTCGGCGACGGAGGCGCCGCCGCAGTCCTGGAAGCGCTGGAGCGTATCCGAGAGGTCCGTCTCCACGAGGTGGCCGACGAGGACGACCGTCAGCTCCTCGCTGTAGCGCTCGGCGCCGGCCTGGATGACGTTGACGCCGGCCGACCGCAGGGCGTCGACGATGACGTCGAACTGCTGGGTGGTCGCCTCGAGGTCGACCTCGACGGGGATGTGCCCCCGCGGTGTGAGGTTGCCGCGCTCGTGGAAGATCGACAGGAGGTTCCCGCCGTTGCTCGCGATGGGCTCGAGCGCACGCAGCAGTTCGCCGGGTTCGTCGACCAGCT includes:
- a CDS encoding ABC transporter permease, yielding MTAVPLLFEFPFEAVYIRSIIRVSLYVSTVAVLLSTLVSLPIALVVGFTDFPGKRFLTAVINTGMGFPSVVVGLLVLFAVSNQGPLGQFGLVFTPEAMILSQFVLATPPITAISLAAIAGVDGNVRSAAHILGGTRLDVALVTIKEARYGIATAILAGFGRAISEVGSVLIVGGNIASANGVSKTRTLTTAIQLEARQGRYETAMYLGAVLVVLVLLVNAVVVRLGDGRVQR
- a CDS encoding phosphate ABC transporter ATP-binding protein, with product MTLRAVDVSVSHGGEDVLRGVSLDVDAGETIAVIGPSGVGKTTLLRVLALSLRPDAGTVAFDGVEPWAVDEAERLAQRRRIGMVFQEASLFDASVARNVEYGLRIRRSWRDRLRDELSSIVRSNGRADAVEEALDVVGLADVPDQHAGSLSGGEAQRVSFARALAYDPDVLLLDEPTSDLDPRNTAVIENAIGEARNRGIGVVVATHDMHQAERVADRVAVLLDDDIAELGPTETIFEDPTDDRTRKFISGELVY
- a CDS encoding TOBE domain-containing protein; amino-acid sequence: MTLQKGFEPHLGIGDTTVSARDVEMLRAIDRHGSMYGAADALGRSYPHLQRRVVELEEAVGSLTERVRGGEDGGGTRLTAEAVDLMRRFERLRVELAGVTTVSESVIPGTVVDRRGDLGTVRTEAGDLGARIPVAAERVEIAVRADAVVLMNPGSPSQVHTSLRNQLEGVVGCVESDEEVATVTVEVADGVAIDSVVTKNSVDQLGLEPGADVIAAFKTTAARATPIELSDDSEAE
- the rpsJ gene encoding 30S ribosomal protein S10 encodes the protein MQQARVRLAGTAPEDLDDITADVREIADKTGVELSGPVPLPTKTLEIPARKSPDGEGTATWEHWEMRVHKRLIDIDADERALRQLMRIQVPNDVSIEIVLEDGGA
- the tuf gene encoding translation elongation factor EF-1 subunit alpha; amino-acid sequence: MSDKPHQNLAVIGHVDHGKSTMVGRLLYETGSVPEHVIEQHKEEAEEKGKGGFEFAYVMDNLAEERERGVTIDIAHQEFDTDEYYFTIVDCPGHRDFVKNMITGASQADNAVLVVAADDGVQPQTQEHVFLARTLGIDELIIAVNKMDLVDYDENKYKAVVDEVNQLLQQVRFNTDDAKYIPTSAFEGDNVSEDSENTPWYDGPTLLEALNSLPEPQPPTDAPLRLPIQDVYTISGIGTVPVGRVETGMLNTGDNVSFQPSDAGGEVKTIEMHHEEVPEAGPGDNVGFNVRGVGKDDIRRGDVCGPADDPPTVAETFQAQVVVMQHPSVITAGYTPVFHAHTAQVACTIESIDKKIDPSSGEVAEENPDFIQSGDAAVVTVRPQKPLSIESSNDIPELGSFAIRDMGQTVAAGKVLSVNER
- a CDS encoding homoserine dehydrogenase, whose protein sequence is MKLAVVGAGAVGTSVVELAGEYGHDVVAVADSATAAVDEGGVDAEGVLARKRDEGVVGDANPEAALSADYDALVEATPTTLGDAQPGFSHVERALGRDRHVVLANKGPLAERYDEVRALEADSRGTVLFEAAVGGAIPILSTIDDLNGQVTAARGVLNGTANFILSRMAAEGLDYEHVLAEAQDLGVAEADPTFDVEGTDAALKCVILANVLYEDSYALADAEVEGIADLPGSALELAAEDGRTIRLIGEVADGEVRVGPRLLPENGTLAVSGTLNIIQLETKHAGRLNISGRGAGGPETASAVLADVGRLPPLE
- a CDS encoding amino acid-binding protein, with translation MSEADVHSYTVRLELVDEPGELLRALEPIASNGGNLLSIFHERGNLTPRGHIPVEVDLEATTQQFDVIVDALRSAGVNVIQAGAERYSEELTVVLVGHLVETDLSDTLQRFQDCGGASVADVSLSAPAGTDGPSSARLRLVASEGQSATALETVREVADEKDLRVVEPLTEGSP